A section of the Pimelobacter simplex genome encodes:
- a CDS encoding CheR family methyltransferase, whose translation MTATSAFASVSALVRKETSMVYDEGKEYLVEARLTPLANACGLGLEQYVARLAFDADERRKVIDALTINETSWFRDHSPYQAFTDAMLPPLLEARSVTRRLRIWSAACSSGQEAYSIAMLLDQHLPAGWQYEIVATDISTQMLERVRAGRYSQVEVNRGLPATSLVRYFTRVGREWEIAERLRERITVRHLNLAAPYVGLGTFDVIWLRNVLIYFDAATKADILRRMLPMLAPDGYLLLGSSETTLDLPPDLAAAWQREQIGRVPAYRRAPALSLTSTGA comes from the coding sequence ATGACCGCGACCTCCGCCTTCGCCTCCGTCTCGGCGCTGGTGCGCAAGGAGACGTCGATGGTGTACGACGAGGGCAAGGAGTACCTCGTCGAGGCACGCCTGACCCCCCTCGCCAACGCGTGCGGCCTCGGCCTCGAGCAGTACGTCGCCCGGTTGGCCTTCGACGCCGACGAGCGGCGCAAGGTGATCGACGCGCTCACCATCAACGAGACCAGCTGGTTCCGCGACCACTCGCCGTACCAGGCCTTCACCGACGCGATGCTGCCGCCGCTGCTGGAGGCACGCTCCGTGACCCGTCGGCTGCGGATCTGGAGCGCCGCCTGCTCCAGCGGGCAGGAGGCGTACTCGATCGCGATGCTGCTCGACCAGCACCTCCCCGCGGGCTGGCAGTACGAGATCGTCGCGACCGACATCTCCACCCAGATGCTGGAGCGGGTCCGCGCCGGGCGCTACAGCCAGGTCGAGGTCAACCGCGGGCTGCCCGCGACCAGCCTGGTGCGCTACTTCACCCGGGTCGGGCGCGAGTGGGAGATCGCCGAGCGGCTGCGCGAGCGGATCACCGTGCGCCACCTCAACCTCGCCGCGCCGTACGTCGGGCTGGGCACGTTCGACGTGATCTGGCTGCGCAACGTCCTCATCTACTTCGACGCCGCCACCAAGGCCGACATCCTGCGCCGGATGCTGCCGATGCTCGCGCCGGACGGCTACCTCCTCCTCGGCTCGTCCGAGACCACCCTCGACCTGCCTCCCGACCTCGCCGCCGCCTGGCAGCGCGAGCAGAT
- a CDS encoding protein-glutamate methylesterase/protein-glutamine glutaminase → MTQIRVLVVDDSALVRRLVTAALQQAADIEVAGVARDGLEAVRMVDELRPDVVTLDIEMPNLDGLGALTRIREKHARLPVIMFSTLTERGATATLDALSRGASDYVTKPSNTGQIADGIAAIRDQLVPRIRALAGIRKLTPGVGGGRPVVRRARALPPTAPVSALLIGCSTGGPDALARLLPQLPGDLGVPVLVVQHMPPVFTAMLAQRLDKVSALTVREAADGDEVRAGEVLIAPGDFHLRVRRTALGGRAVLDQGPQENFCRPAVDVLFRSAVEVYGGGALATVLTGMGQDGLAGARDLAAAGARIIVQDEDSSVVWGMPGAVAGAGLADDVLPLERLAERITSTVRRSRTAAV, encoded by the coding sequence GTGACACAGATCAGGGTGCTCGTGGTCGACGACTCGGCGCTGGTGCGGCGGCTGGTGACGGCCGCGCTCCAGCAGGCTGCCGACATCGAGGTCGCCGGCGTCGCCCGGGACGGCCTGGAGGCGGTCCGGATGGTCGACGAGCTGCGCCCCGACGTGGTCACCCTCGACATCGAGATGCCGAACCTCGACGGTCTCGGCGCGCTCACCCGGATCCGCGAGAAGCACGCCCGGTTGCCGGTCATCATGTTCTCGACGCTCACCGAGCGCGGGGCGACCGCCACCCTCGACGCGCTCTCCCGCGGGGCCTCGGACTACGTCACCAAGCCGTCCAACACCGGCCAGATCGCCGACGGCATCGCGGCGATCCGCGACCAGCTCGTGCCCCGGATCCGCGCCCTGGCGGGCATCCGCAAGCTGACGCCCGGCGTCGGCGGCGGCCGGCCCGTCGTACGGCGGGCGCGGGCGCTGCCGCCGACGGCCCCGGTCTCGGCGCTGCTCATCGGCTGCTCCACCGGCGGCCCGGACGCGCTGGCCCGGCTGCTGCCCCAGCTGCCCGGCGACCTCGGCGTACCGGTGCTCGTGGTGCAGCACATGCCCCCGGTGTTCACGGCGATGCTCGCCCAGCGGCTCGACAAGGTCTCCGCGCTGACGGTCCGCGAGGCCGCGGACGGCGACGAGGTGCGGGCCGGCGAGGTGCTCATCGCTCCGGGCGACTTCCACCTCCGGGTCCGGCGTACCGCCCTGGGGGGACGGGCCGTGCTCGACCAGGGCCCGCAGGAGAACTTCTGCCGCCCGGCGGTCGACGTCCTCTTCCGCTCCGCCGTCGAGGTGTACGGCGGCGGTGCGCTCGCCACGGTGCTCACCGGGATGGGCCAGGACGGCCTCGCCGGCGCCCGCGACCTCGCCGCGGCCGGCGCCCGGATCATCGTCCAGGACGAGGATTCCTCGGTCGTGTGGGGGATGCCGGGAGCAGTGGCCGGCGCGGGTCTCGCCGACGACGTGCTGCCGCTGGAGCGGCTCGCCGAGCGGATCACCTCGACCGTGCGGCGCTCCCGGACCGCGGCGGTCTGA